In Spirochaetota bacterium, the following are encoded in one genomic region:
- a CDS encoding TolC family protein, translating to MRFILVLLTLILSQEIVFAGVVIRSLEDAIDVGLRNNKDLRAKLLDVASADANMRGALSDLLLPSVNATLRFTTLDPVTLERAVAKVSTFKFVTNIIGTNVVVSPQVEEKTVTNAFWDNYSAGISVGYRLPYLLPFGLDVGYNAYRLQVKNKELAELQYQKALNEYIYNVRIAYYNYLFAKEFSKITIDTDKRLEENVRIAEANFRSGIFSDLELIRARVQLVNNKPNLFSSQNNLKLQKANLLVLLGIDVSEIDNVEIEGDINYIKRDFSNITINFDEEKKKVMENNIDLKILRKVIEVSESSKDISLGSNKPIISLFFNFNYEFKKTNNLDNERVWVDSWNAGVQLTIPISDLLPVSKSYANMESADYSIEKAKYNYVNTLNLILLQFEQSKLRFNESLQNIQAQEANVQQARRSLEIISSRYRFGNASSLDLIDAQLAYQQAEVNLLSAWVSYVNNILTIKRLTGEGFLFTSEKK from the coding sequence ATGAGATTTATTTTAGTTTTACTAACTTTAATTCTATCTCAAGAGATTGTCTTTGCTGGTGTTGTTATTAGAAGTTTAGAAGACGCAATAGATGTAGGTCTTAGAAACAATAAGGACCTACGAGCCAAACTGCTAGATGTTGCTTCTGCTGATGCTAATATGAGGGGGGCTTTGTCTGATCTGTTACTACCTAGTGTTAATGCTACTTTGAGATTTACAACACTTGACCCTGTGACGCTTGAGAGAGCTGTGGCTAAAGTTAGCACATTTAAATTCGTTACTAACATAATAGGAACTAATGTAGTTGTATCTCCTCAAGTTGAAGAGAAAACTGTTACTAATGCATTCTGGGATAATTATTCTGCTGGAATAAGTGTTGGGTATCGTCTTCCATATTTACTACCATTCGGGCTTGATGTTGGGTATAATGCATATAGACTACAAGTTAAGAACAAAGAGCTTGCTGAACTTCAGTATCAGAAAGCATTGAATGAGTATATATACAATGTTAGAATAGCATATTATAATTATCTGTTTGCTAAGGAGTTTTCAAAGATAACGATAGATACTGACAAGAGACTTGAGGAAAATGTTAGGATTGCCGAGGCAAACTTTAGGTCAGGAATATTCTCCGACCTTGAGCTTATAAGGGCGAGAGTTCAGCTTGTTAACAACAAGCCTAATCTCTTCTCATCACAGAATAACCTTAAACTACAGAAAGCAAACTTACTAGTATTACTCGGTATTGATGTTTCAGAGATAGATAATGTTGAGATTGAGGGAGATATAAACTACATAAAGAGAGATTTTTCAAATATTACAATAAACTTTGACGAAGAGAAGAAGAAAGTTATGGAAAATAATATTGATTTGAAGATATTGAGGAAGGTTATTGAAGTCTCCGAAAGTTCAAAGGATATTTCTCTTGGTTCTAATAAGCCTATTATTTCTTTATTCTTTAACTTCAACTATGAGTTCAAGAAGACGAATAATCTTGATAATGAGAGAGTATGGGTTGATAGTTGGAATGCTGGTGTTCAATTGACAATACCAATCTCTGACTTGCTTCCCGTGTCAAAGAGTTATGCGAATATGGAGAGTGCCGATTACTCAATAGAAAAAGCGAAGTATAATTATGTTAATACTCTAAACTTGATTTTACTTCAATTTGAGCAGTCAAAGTTAAGGTTTAATGAGAGTTTGCAAAATATCCAAGCACAGGAAGCGAATGTTCAGCAAGCTAGGAGGTCATTAGAAATTATATCATCAAGATACAGATTTGGTAATGCTTCAAGTCTTGATCTTATTGATGCTCAGCTTGCGTATCAACAAGCAGAGGTTAATCTTCTTAGTGCTTGGGTAAGTTATGTGAATAATATACTCACCATTAAGAGACTTACTGGTGAGGGTTTTTTATTTACTTCTGAAAAGAAGTGA
- a CDS encoding efflux RND transporter periplasmic adaptor subunit, which yields MKGKTRIAIIIVSIVLAVVVGIRLAMSLANFGANSGDVRNLDKRVLDVTVVGTKVKVGKIEKYISLAGEMRGIEEAFALPDVPGKVARILVREGSYVSRDQAVAYIDRSLVGFSYNLSPVRSPISGRVGNILVSDGQFVSQTTPIATIVNDTIMEVVLLLPETYITKVKRGDKAIIEVTPYPNEKFVGYVYSTDIVIDRGTRTLKIKVRVDNSDRKLISGMFCSVKVLVDTVDKTSYVPNTSIRNINGESVVYTLIQTNIGSKEENLYLVVKKNVIPSISDGTFTAVSGVSEGEMVVSLGAEYLKDGVIVRVIEE from the coding sequence ATGAAGGGTAAGACAAGAATAGCAATAATAATTGTCTCAATAGTCCTTGCGGTAGTTGTAGGTATAAGATTGGCTATGAGCTTAGCCAACTTTGGTGCTAATTCTGGTGATGTAAGAAATTTGGATAAACGAGTCTTGGATGTGACAGTAGTAGGAACGAAAGTGAAGGTTGGGAAGATAGAAAAGTATATATCTTTGGCTGGCGAGATGAGGGGAATAGAAGAAGCTTTTGCACTACCGGATGTTCCGGGAAAAGTTGCTAGAATACTAGTGAGAGAAGGTAGTTATGTATCAAGAGATCAGGCAGTTGCTTATATAGATAGGTCATTAGTTGGTTTTTCTTACAACCTTTCGCCGGTTCGCTCACCTATATCGGGTAGGGTTGGTAATATACTTGTAAGTGATGGACAGTTTGTATCGCAGACAACACCTATTGCTACTATCGTTAATGATACAATTATGGAAGTTGTTCTTCTTCTTCCGGAGACATACATCACAAAAGTTAAAAGAGGTGACAAAGCGATCATAGAAGTAACACCTTATCCTAACGAAAAGTTTGTAGGCTATGTCTATTCAACTGATATTGTGATTGACAGAGGGACAAGGACTTTAAAGATAAAGGTTAGAGTTGATAACTCTGATAGAAAACTCATATCTGGTATGTTCTGTAGTGTCAAGGTTCTAGTTGATACAGTAGATAAAACTAGTTATGTTCCTAATACTTCGATAAGAAACATAAATGGAGAGAGTGTTGTTTATACACTGATACAGACTAATATAGGTTCAAAGGAAGAAAATTTATATTTAGTTGTTAAGAAAAATGTTATACCTTCTATATCTGATGGAACTTTTACTGCTGTTAGCGGTGTTAGTGAAGGTGAGATGGTTGTTTCGCTTGGTGCAGAATACCTAAAGGATGGGGTTATAGTA